In the Candidatus Cloacimonas acidaminovorans str. Evry genome, one interval contains:
- a CDS encoding bifunctional 5,10-methylenetetrahydrofolate dehydrogenase/5,10-methenyltetrahydrofolate cyclohydrolase, translated as MNKIMEKVLNGKPVAQLINRTCSSLIANYGLKPQMVLIQVGDDPASTYYVQSIINSGKKLGCFCQMKILLDNISEQELLAILNEANHNPDVNGIMLQKPLPKHINESKVNSAINPAKDLDCLHPLNLGKIMLEEEGFLPCTPAAVLFCMLYYGIETQGKHIVILGRSNVVGKPLANILLWKRSFANATVTVCHSKTNNLAEFTKEADILITAIGKAEFVTPEMVKENAIILDVGINEIKLANGESNYVGDVNYSLCYDKALAITPVPGGIGRITTSVLFLNLVDACLKSRNTNKSIDEYIHLIFDVK; from the coding sequence TTGAATAAAATTATGGAGAAAGTTTTAAACGGAAAACCCGTTGCCCAATTGATAAACCGGACTTGTTCCAGTTTAATAGCTAATTATGGATTGAAACCGCAAATGGTTTTAATCCAGGTAGGGGATGATCCTGCTTCCACTTACTATGTCCAAAGCATTATCAATAGCGGAAAGAAATTGGGTTGCTTCTGTCAAATGAAAATCCTGCTGGATAACATAAGCGAACAGGAATTATTAGCGATCCTGAACGAAGCTAATCACAATCCCGATGTTAATGGCATAATGTTACAAAAACCGCTTCCTAAACATATAAACGAAAGCAAAGTTAATTCAGCTATCAATCCGGCAAAGGATTTGGACTGTTTGCATCCTCTAAATTTGGGAAAAATAATGCTGGAAGAAGAGGGTTTTCTTCCCTGTACTCCTGCTGCAGTTCTTTTTTGTATGCTCTATTATGGAATTGAAACCCAAGGTAAGCATATAGTAATTTTAGGTCGCAGTAATGTAGTTGGCAAGCCCTTAGCTAATATTCTGCTCTGGAAAAGAAGTTTTGCGAATGCTACGGTTACTGTTTGCCATAGCAAAACAAATAACCTTGCTGAGTTTACCAAGGAGGCAGATATCCTCATTACGGCAATAGGCAAAGCGGAATTTGTAACTCCTGAAATGGTAAAAGAAAATGCCATTATTTTGGATGTGGGAATAAATGAAATTAAATTGGCAAACGGAGAAAGCAATTATGTGGGTGATGTTAATTATAGCTTATGTTACGATAAGGCATTGGCTATAACACCAGTTCCCGGAGGAATAGGCAGAATTACTACCTCAGTGCTCTTTTTGAATTTGGTTGATGCCTGTCTTAAATCCAGAAATACAAACAAAAGTATTGACGAATATATCCATCTTATTTTTGATGTTAAATAA
- a CDS encoding TIGR00282 family metallophosphoesterase, with amino-acid sequence MKVLFFGDVYGKAGRQTVQLTLPELKEEFQPDFILANCENLADGKGVTEKTLNQLFNAGVDAVTGGNHLWDRTESLEYIRGQNRIIKPLNYPEDAPGNPYIILAKENLRLGVLCLCGQLLMPPCNNPFTALSEFIKLHFTKDAEQVSLFPLPYPVILDFHCEATSEKRAMGWFADGQLSAVLGTHTHIQTADEEILPLGTAYITDIGMTGSHNSVIGVKKEIIIEKFRTSVPNRFESSDLGLQVNAVCLELDSETGKALNIMRIRRNIE; translated from the coding sequence ATGAAAGTTCTATTCTTTGGTGATGTTTACGGTAAAGCAGGCAGGCAAACAGTTCAGCTTACTCTTCCGGAATTGAAAGAAGAATTTCAACCGGATTTTATTTTGGCTAATTGTGAAAACCTTGCAGATGGGAAAGGAGTTACCGAAAAAACACTTAACCAGCTTTTTAATGCAGGAGTTGATGCTGTTACGGGGGGCAATCATTTATGGGATAGAACAGAATCTCTGGAATATATTCGCGGTCAAAACAGAATAATTAAACCGCTAAATTATCCTGAAGATGCTCCAGGAAATCCTTATATTATTTTAGCTAAAGAAAACCTGCGTTTGGGAGTTCTCTGTCTTTGTGGTCAATTGTTGATGCCACCGTGTAATAATCCTTTTACAGCATTGTCTGAGTTTATAAAGTTACATTTTACAAAAGACGCTGAACAGGTCTCCCTTTTTCCTTTGCCTTATCCTGTTATTTTAGATTTTCATTGTGAAGCAACCAGCGAAAAAAGAGCTATGGGCTGGTTTGCGGATGGACAGCTAAGTGCTGTTTTAGGTACTCATACTCATATTCAGACCGCCGATGAAGAGATTTTGCCTTTGGGAACAGCTTATATTACGGATATAGGTATGACCGGTTCACATAATAGTGTAATCGGAGTGAAGAAAGAAATTATTATTGAAAAATTCCGCACTTCTGTTCCTAACCGTTTTGAGTCCTCCGACTTAGGTTTACAGGTTAATGCTGTATGTTTGGAATTGGATTCCGAAACAGGGAAAGCATTAAATATCATGCGTATAAGAAGAAATATTGAATAA